The DNA segment AGTTTAGCTTCGCAGATATGATTATGGGATTGTTTCATAAATATGTTTATTCTTTTTCTATTTAGGCGGAAAACTCCAGGATTGGCTGGGaacaagaaggctcttgaagTAAACCTGCCAGAAAGTTCTCGGAAATTCATTACTTGCATCCGCAAATACTTACTGTTCTATTTGAGACTATTGGAGGAAACTGGAGACGTCAACACACTAGAACGAGCCTTTAATTCTCTTCGATCAGATAAGAGGGTAAGGAATCGAtagattttagttattttagcAATAGGATGATAAGCTGAACATAGGATAAATGCTAATGTCGTAATCAACAAATTTTTGAACTCAGTTTGCTCTATGCGTTGAAGACCTTGTGCCAGTTGCAATAGGGAGATACATAAATGCATTGGTTGCCTCGATGAGTCAGGTTGAGTCTGGAGGAGCGAAAATCAATCCTGATAGTCAGCTAGAGAAAATATTTTCCCTTTTTATAGAACAAGGAAGCATATGGCCAGACATACGCAATTTCCCTGAAACAAAAGATCCAGAAACCTCAGAGAGGATCTTATACAGGTAAACCAATTTTGCATTAGAAATGAATATATGTCATCCTTTGCTGTTAACGTTGATTTTTCCTTTTGCAGATTTCTACACCAATACATTGTATCTCTTGAACTAGACAACAAGGTTGAGACCCTGGAAACCATAAATGAAAAGATTAGAAAGCGTTTCAAGAATCCAAAGTTGTCTAATAGCTTTTCAGCTAAAGTTGGTAGACATGCTTCTCTTGCTTGGTGTCGAGCTCTGATAACAAGCTTGGCATCAATAACCCCCTTGGTATCCTCAGCGGAAAGTCAAGCAATAAATCCATCATTTGATTTTCTGGAAAACAGACGGGTGCTCTGTGTTGATCTCAAGTCAGGATTCTGGAATTCTTCGTTTGAGAATCCCTCAGAATCTCAAATGCTGGAGGCAAAATGGGGACCTGTTCTGTCGAAGATCAAGAACGTACTCATTGCCAATAAAGTCTCGGAGGAGAATCTGGAGATGGCTAATTCTTTGCTTAAAGGTTGTTACAGTTACTTCCGAGAAACTGCGTCAGTGACACTTCCTTCTGAAATAAACCTCTATTTCGCACTGCCTCGGTTAGCAACAGCGGGGAAACTTCTTCCAGGCACAGAAGGAGTCGAAGTCATTGATTTAAGCATCCCAAGGAAGCTTCTTTTGTGGGCTTACACGCTGTTTCATGGACATTGTGGAAGCATCTCTCAGGTCGTGAAATATATGGAAGAAAACACCAAGGTACTGAAAACCAGTCTGCTCATTATTTTAGTCTTAGTCCTTTACCTGCAAAGAATCGTTTATACCTATTTGTGAAGCCTACTCACCTAGGCTACAACAGTCCTATTGACTTTACAAACTTGTTTTTTATAGAGTTGTTGCTAGATATTGAAGTTTTCTAAAAGTCAAATTCATTTACAAACTGTTTATATTTGCAGCcaaaaatgaagagaggagCGGCAACTTCATCAGTGGCTACTTCGGTTCAATCAGGTTAGTTACGCTAGTTTACTCCTTGCATGTGCTTGTGGTTATTCTGCAAAGCTTTGTTATAGGTCTGTTAAGATATTAGTTCCGGGAAAATCATATGAAAAGGTTCCGAATTTCATATGTTCTTGTGTGTTTCACTGCCTGTTTCGAAATGTACTTCTAATTTGAATCATGAAAACCTTGTGACACTTGTGGAATAATCCATTGGCCAGCATACTGAACCAATTTCCTTAGAATCACCTTAGGCATGAAGTTGTAGAATGTAGAATCACCTTCGTTGAGTTATAGCTAAAGTTGATTTATTTTTGACGTGTGTATCCTCTGCTTCCTTCTCGTTGATTGTCAAAGAGAGAGTCCTTTCGTTTTTATTTCTTACTCTTCAAAACCAATTTCCATGAAAATGAAGATCATGTTATTTGCTAATTAATGGATAGGTGGAAACAATGAACCGGAAGCAGCTCCTAGACATGTGACGGTGATGGTATCCGATTCACTGGGTGGGGATAGTTGTGGCTCCACATCTGCACCAGTGTAACAATGTTTTATCTGCATAGAAGAGAAGTGGCTGTCATCATTGTGTTGTAACATGTTGTGACTTGTGAGCAAGGGAAATTGAAAACTGAGCAAATTGTCATATAGTGTGTCAACCCATTGGATATACTAATTTATAGTTGAATGATGTAAATAATAATTGAATTGCAGTTTAAATTACTTTGTCCACCCCAACGGTTACTTTTATTTGATTTCGTATATTACATATATCAGATGAAAAAAATGATACAATGGACAACAACAATTTACAAAACCTTCACATGTATAATGTAGTAATTATAcaaatttgtataaataaatattacatatatggGATGTAAGAACAATATAACACAAGGTACAACAACAATTTTAAAAACCTGCACATGTATAATATAGTAATTATACAAATTTCTACAAATAAATATTACGCATCTCTGTGTTTTGTATAATGAAGGTATCTTTGTTGAGTTTGTAGTGTTCAATTCAGTGCTTGGGGATCCAGCAACCATGTAAGCCATAAGGAAGACCATAAGGAAACTTGGCTCTTGCTATTTCTTCAAAGGAGCTTCCATCAAGCAATATCGCATAGCTGCCTCCATTTTCTTCACTTACTATCGATATCACCACTCCTTTCACAACACAAAACccatattaaaaacaaatcataTCAAAGAAAGAACGAAACCTATGCGTTTTGAACTAACCATCATCTTCATGGGTTGCGCCTGGACGAGGCACAAAGAATGGCTCGGATGGTATAATGCCATGTTCGTGCCAGATCTTCACTTTCTTCTCCACAATATCAACCTGTCTCATACAATAGCTAATATGTTATTTAAGAGATGAAGATGCTTTTAGTTACTACTCACAAATCTTGATCAACAACGCATATATATAAGAAAGAGACCATATCGCTAACACCATATAAAACTAGAAGAGTATCAGTAAAAACTTGTTTTGATATAGTCTATGTATATACTATATAGGTTACCTTGGTGAGAGCATTGGGGAAGTTACAAGGTCTTTTAGCACCACACGCATAAACGTAACGATACTTTAGACCCAAATACAAAGGGTTGATGCTGCACATATCCATCGCCCTCCCATGCTTCTCCGCCTCCACTGCCGTCTCCAGTTTCCCGTACTTGCTTCCATCCAACGGTATCCTGAATCTCCCAATCCTAAACACatgtatatatgttaataatgCATAAGATTACATCAACATATTCAGCTATTATCAAAAGTAAAAATGTAGGTATGGACCGTATGGTAATTAAAAAGTTGACGCATATATACAACCTAGCGTCGGGTAAGACGTCGTCACCATATGAGGAACGTAATGTGTGGAGGCGGAGCATATCGAGTATCCGCGTATCTGCGTTGTGTTCGCAACAATCTGCAATGATGACCGTCGCTTTCCCATCTCcagtttcatcttcttcatatGCGTTTATGAAGTGAAACGTTACGTATGCAGGTACCTCCACGCTTGCCACCTAGGTCACGAATGAATATCATATTCATATTATGCTTTAGTTTCATGTAAAAAAatgtaagtaaatataaaaaatcaattatatCACATGTATTTCTATTGGTTTTCTGAAATAAATCAATAACGTTTAAACGTTCTAATATATGGATGTTTCTCTCCAATAATAGCCCTTTGATCTCactctaaattctaaactcttggcTAAAGTATAAAGagatagaagaagaaaagaCCTTTTAGATGATATGTATCACTTAAACACATGTAAAACCTAAAAGATTTTTTAGTCTAAGGCAAAAGTAATCGTTGAAAGTTGGCTTAGTAATATAGAACAACATTGCATATAGTAATATAGAACAAAAGTAATCAATGTTTCCCTAAAATCGTGACTCTGATTATATATGCTCATTATGACATCAAGCAACCGTACATGTTACGCCACTTACCACATTCGTCATCTAAGTACCAATAATGCAGGATTAAGTATACATGAACACTATCCTTTTGATTAAACTTAACTAAATATGTACTATAACCAACATAATCCAAAactgaatgaaaaaaaaaggtaaGAAAAACAATCCAGTGACTTATTAAAACGTTCACTTACGATTTCTCCAGTGAGTTTGGACATGACATGAACAAAAGCTCCGTCGTTAGGACACCACTCAAACTTGTAAAGCGCCGTCGGCTCAGCTCTAAGCAAATTCCTCACCGAATACCTCAGGGGCATTTCCGGTATCAAAACATAATTCTCCGTTACCGCAAACGAGTGAACCCACCCGGGTCCCCACGACCCGGACCGACACTTAACCCGGCCCACAACCTCCCTTTTATTCGACCCTGCCTCCATCCTCACGACCCGGTAACCAGGCTTAACAAGATCAGGTATCAACGTCCACATCTCCGTCTCCGTCACGATGGGATGCGCCGAGTGGATCATGTGATCGCACAACCCGTCGTCGTATTTGAACTTCCCTATAGTCTCTAACGTATCATGGTCGACAAGAATCGATCCTTTTTGAGTCTCCGTGAGACACATGACACGTCCGTCACCGAGACGGATCACTCCGGTGTTGGCGTTGTCCGTCAAAGACTCGCCGGAGAATAGTTTGACGATCTCTCCAACCCCGGAGAAAGGGTTCTTGAAGTTGCTTCTCGACGGTTTTGGTGTCTCGGAGAATTCGCGGTAACAGAGCTTCTTGTGTTTCTTGGCGGCTTGGTAGGCGTCGGATTCGAGGAGACGGTGGCCGGAGAAGATACGACCGTCATCGAATTCCAGCTTGACTAGTGTGGAGTAGCCGTCGAAGAGATGTCGGAAGTCGTGATCTCCAATGTTCCATAGGCCCGGTCCGTTTCTTAGATACGTACCATTCTGCATGTTACcttataatcattaattgtctcATTTTTACCATATTGTTTAGGAAAAAATGTTTAATGGTTTGTTTTGTATGCAGTTTTATAACTGTTATCTGATTTATAAGAActaaaaagaggaaaagattCTGAACGCTTTAtgtcaaattaaatatatacaaaagtcgACATTAATTacgtataaatataaatatattgattatattacAAGTTTTTGCTAACACATTGTTACTTGTTGGTGTCTAACTTGGAACATGACTGAATGTACGCTGTTTATAGATTGCAACAATGGTCACGACTCACGAGTATCACTCGTAGACGTGTACCAACTACCAACCATGCCTTAGCACCGTAATATATCTATTCAATCATATTGATTAATCTAATCCTTTAGACTTCTTAGTaatgaaaatatgaaatcatgTACTATAAGATTATAcagaatataaataaatttacatgcaattatatagaagaaaaaatagttttgtcttgtaatatatacatattcatGTGCCAGTGTGAGTGTGTATTGTGTGCACGATACATATTTGTATGAAATTCCACGAATATAGCTAAAATATATTTGGAGGATATAATATGAAGATAAAAGACAAACCAGCCAAGTGGGGATCTTTCCTTGGACAGTAAGCTCACCCTCCCACTTCTCTTGTTGTACACTTGTCCACGCAACATGACACCGTCTCTCATCTTCCACCGTCTCTTTCTTCGGCACAGGCGACGCTGAGTTGATTACAGCTGCAGATATTGTTCGGCGGGAGAAAAATC comes from the Brassica rapa cultivar Chiifu-401-42 chromosome A01, CAAS_Brap_v3.01, whole genome shotgun sequence genome and includes:
- the LOC103850421 gene encoding carotenoid cleavage dioxygenase 8, chloroplastic: MASLITAKAIMMSHHHVLSSTRITTLCSDKANDNQQRKTKLHISHRFFSRRTISAAVINSASPVPKKETVEDERRCHVAWTSVQQEKWEGELTVQGKIPTWLNGTYLRNGPGLWNIGDHDFRHLFDGYSTLVKLEFDDGRIFSGHRLLESDAYQAAKKHKKLCYREFSETPKPSRSNFKNPFSGVGEIVKLFSGESLTDNANTGVIRLGDGRVMCLTETQKGSILVDHDTLETIGKFKYDDGLCDHMIHSAHPIVTETEMWTLIPDLVKPGYRVVRMEAGSNKREVVGRVKCRSGSWGPGWVHSFAVTENYVLIPEMPLRYSVRNLLRAEPTALYKFEWCPNDGAFVHVMSKLTGEIVASVEVPAYVTFHFINAYEEDETGDGKATVIIADCCEHNADTRILDMLRLHTLRSSYGDDVLPDARIGRFRIPLDGSKYGKLETAVEAEKHGRAMDMCSINPLYLGLKYRYVYACGAKRPCNFPNALTKVDIVEKKVKIWHEHGIIPSEPFFVPRPGATHEDDGVVISIVSEENGGSYAILLDGSSFEEIARAKFPYGLPYGLHGCWIPKH